Within Wyeomyia smithii strain HCP4-BCI-WySm-NY-G18 chromosome 2, ASM2978416v1, whole genome shotgun sequence, the genomic segment TTTCcgcaaatttgtgtttcaatcGCGAAAGAATGGGCTACAAATTTGACGTTTTAATCTCCGGTGTTTGAGGAATTTCGAATATTGCTTCTTGCTATAGACAATTGTATGAGATGTTTCAGAACAATTGATCGTTTGTTTCATGAATAAGATTTTCCCATGTAAATAACTATCAGCAAATATATTTTCACCCCCTTTCTTACGTTACCAGAATACTTGGGAAGCACCTAGGCAGGAACAAATTGATATAAATTAATTTATATCCCCGACCAAATGGCAAAAAATGCGGCAATACTGACAATGGCAATACAGAATTGTTAACAGGACGTTTACTTAAAGTTTAGCTTTATTCAAATGTCCacaacaaaaattttcaattttatgaaCAAGCTGACTAATAGTATAGATAGTTGAGCTTGCGTgaacaatcaaaaaatttcaacattttaagcctaaaacataaattttataACCGCGAAAACATTCAAATTATTGAAAGTTAACAACCAAAAACCTGAGAAAATATCAGGGCGGtaagagaaatataaaaaacagGATATCTGATTGAGCGTCTCAAAAACAGAGCGAACTAAATAAAAGTTCAGCCTGTGGTTAGCAAACCATAAACAGGATGAACATTTTTTAATTCGCCTAGAGCTCACAACCAGAATCTCGAATAAAAGTCGACAAAATTTGATCGCCCAGGAATATATGCTGTCAAAAATTTGTAataaaaacacacaaaacaGGTAAAACAGAACGAAAATAATCAATATCTAAGTTACGTTATACTGGGGTATGACTGTACTTGATCTGCGGTTTACGATGTATTCTGCGGAAAAAATACGATTAAGATTAATTTCCAGTTTGAGATTTTAGTAGTTCGAAGATATCAAAATCATATTACAGGGTTTAAAAGCTCTGCAACAACTCTGTGCAGTTCAAAATACGAGAAATAGCAGTGCGCTGAGTATAAATACAAAGTTGTTCATAACATCGGTTCAATTGGTGattaaaaatcactttttttgcttgtggGAGCTAATGATCACTGCTACTTTCTATGCACTGTTAGCTCGTTCCATTTTTGCGTTTCAACCCAAGAAGGAATAACTGCTTTGATGAAGTCTGAGGATGGCCGAAAGCAAATAAGAAGGtcgaatacactaaagtcgcttttacgcggggaatacgtgccgcgtaaaaaccgcataaaaaaccccgtaaattccggaatccgtgtagaaaaacagtgtaaattctggaatccgcgtaaattctggaatccgcgtaaaaaaaccgcgtaaatttcggaatccgcgtaaaaaaacctgcataaattctgcaatccgaaagaggagaaaccgaaatccgcgcaaaaaaaaataccgcgtaaattccggaatccgcgtaaaaaacacgtaaattccaaaatttcgcgtaaaaaacccgcgtaaaagaccgcgtaaaaagcgtccTTAGTGTATTCCAGTTGGCATCGATCTGAGCTCTGGTTTCAAACAGGATTTAGTGTAGATACCTCACAGAATGGCTCCGACTCGACAAATGTAGTTGTTtatttccttctataccacagtgaccagaCACCCAGTATAGAATAATAGCGTTTGGATGTATAGTTGTCGTAGGGATAGAATACAATTGAAAATCTATAGGACACTGTCCCATTGGAATTTATATATCGATTCCTGGTCCAGTTACTTCAGCGCCTGTATATTCGCAAATTTTAGAGCGATCTGTGTAAAATAAGTGTGATCTTAGACGAGTTGTAGGTCCTCCTTCCTCCCATACGCTGCGAATGGATTCAATTACTTTGAAGGGAACAGTAAATTAGCTTCAGAGTCCATCCAGTCCTAATTCCTAGTAACTAAGGTGTTCAGTTGGATCCGTAAATGTTTTTTCAGACCCCCTTTTAAACAAATATTCtgaattacactggtcgacaaaatgaaagaaaGCGCATTCCAAAagttcaaaccggaaaaaaatgaaagattatagctattcaaccattcccatgaattttggtgcccctagtgtgTTAAACAGCGTTATGCTATGAACcaggttttttataaaattcatcgttgtattttttttaactctgacATTAACACAAAAACTTGGATGcgtaaatttttaataatgatTTGAATTATTTGAgtgataaacaataaaatttaaaaaaagtctgATGCACCATTTTTTCGCCAATCGCCAATTTAGTGCAGTTAACGTATAAACTTGCTGTGAAGCTAGTGAGCAACTAGCGAAATGACACATGATTTTTGTGTTACTATTTCTCGTGTATTTTACTTCAGGCCGAAAACAATATAATAGGTTTTCATCACGTTTCGTTATCGACAAGTAGTGAAATCTTCGCAAGGTATTTTTCCATCTATACTGCAGAGATTTTAGCCGCTCCAATGTCAAATGTTACTGTAACATGTTTACACGATGCTGTACTAATGCCATTTTTCCTGATCAATACCCTTTCAGCTACAGTAAACAGGTCAAGGCGTATTACTACTACGACCGTCACACCCGCAAGTCCCAGTGGGAGCATCCGATTGACGTTCTCTACCGACAAAAGGTAGCTGACGCCCGGAAGGCCTTGTCGTTGGACCGATCGGATTCAACATCCCTAGCGGATTCGGGCTTTCGCAGCTTGAAATCGGCTACCAGCAACCACAGCAACGGGGGAAGCAGCGGAAGTGGCGAAAGTGGTGCCGGCAGCGGTGGAAGTGGATGTGAAGCTCGATCCCCATTGGAAGCGAAACTTGATGACAGGATTGAACTGGCTATTAGGCAGCACCCGCTGGTGGGTGAGTGTTATGGGGGTTCCGTGTCAGGTTCGGCCGATTCTGATCGCGAAGCTAGTGTGAAGGAGGTTAACGTTGTGAAGGAAAAGCCCAAAGCGGATAAAGAAATCGTCGTGGATGAAGAAGTTGAAATCGGGGAAGAAATTGATGACGAAAAGGAAAACAACGATTCTAACAAGGAAAACAACAGCCAGAGACTGACAGCGCAGATAGTGGATGATAACGACACAATGGCAGTGGGGCCGAAAATATCGTTTAATTTAGGCTCCACCATGAGAGACCGCACGGAAAACAGTACGATGCGAAGTTCATTCCAAGGGTTCACCATTACTGGAACAGGTTcgcaatttttaaaaacaaacaagAAGCCTGAGTTTGAAAGTCTGGAATTTGGGAAAAAAGATGAAGTGAAAGGTATTCTCAGAGACTCTAGCTTGACATTCGTGAGAAACAAGGGAACGCCCAATGAGGATTCCTCGGACGAAAGAAAAAGCGTTCGATTTGACATAGATTTGAATGCTGAGTTGAAATCTAACAAGTTGGAGGCGGTGAGAGATGATTCTCTGATTAATTTCGAAGAAATCGCAGAAGGTTATGATAACGATGCTGAGGATGATGAAGAGGAGGAAGCTCTAGAAGGTTCGGAAAAGAAGTCTTCTAGTTCAGTTGAAACTTCTGAAGAGGACTCTGATGGAAGTGAAAAAGTTAATAGCAAAGCAGAGGTAGCACAAGAAGGGATCGGGCGAAGATTCTCAGTTGAACGTGTGAGCGATGATTCTATTAGGTTTTTGAAAGATTCTATTACAGATGAAAAAGCGAGATTCAAAGCAAAACTAGAAGAGGAACTAAGAAACTTGAAAGTTTTGGAAGAagcaaatattcaaaatgaacTGGCTAAGGAAAGACGCCTGTTGCAGGAGCAATTGCTGACGGAGAAGGAGAAAATAAGGGGACAACATCAGAAAAATATTGAGGAGATCAAAGAATTTTACCAGACCAAGCTTAGTGAGATGAAGGCTGACTATGAGGAAGAGAATGAGAAGGAGTACAGAGTATACCGGGAGACACTGCAGGAAGATTTTGACCGTAGAGTCAAAGAGGTGACAGATGAGCACAAATCTACGATGGCAACTCTCCAGAAAAATCACAATGAAATTGTAGAGGAACTAGAACGAGACTTGAAAACCGAGGAAGAACTGTTGAAAAAAGAACACGCCACTAACCTAACGgaaatgaaaatcaaactaGCTCATGAATTGGAAGTCGAGCGGCAACGTATGCGGGAAACTGGTGAAGATCGACTCTACGAGAAGATTCGTTGCGAAAAACGTCTCCTCGAAGATAAATACAAGTGTTTGAAGGAAAAATACACCCGATTGAAAACTGACGTGAGAATCTCGTTGGAAAGACGCAAAAAGCGTCGTGAGCAACAGCAGCAAAGCCTTTTGAGTAACAGTTATGAAACAGATGATCGAACTCATTCGAGACCAACTTCGCACTACCCTTATGAAGGAAAACCGGGAACTCCTGGCCCGACATCGGTTATGATGAATTCGGAAAAATCTTCAATCAGTACTCCACCCCCGTCAGCCGCTTCCAAACGGTTTCCTGTGAAAAGCTCCTATCCGATGGAAAACAAGAACAAGCTGTTGCATTTCAATGGTAACTCACACCAACAGGTAGCCTTTTCGGCTCCTTCGGAACCACGCAAACCGTTCATTCTCAATAATAATCGTCTCCAGAACACGGACGACACTAGTCAGAGTGAAACGACTTACTCCAAGAACTACTTCCAAATCCGCAATATTTTTGCTAATGTTCGTGATGAAAATTATAGCTCCGACTCTGAGTTCGATAAGAACCACGATAAAAACAATGTTCCTGTCTGCAGACAGAAACGTAAATTATTCACTAAAACCAAATCCGCCtcaacctctaaactaaactcGTCTAAGCACGAGCGGGAACGACCGTGCACTCCGGTCGAAAATCTACGAATTCAGCTGAAAAAACTCGAAGAGTTGGAAGATCAAATCCCAGAGTGCAATATTGATACACCTTACCATCTACGGTATCCGTTCAGTGATCTGGAGAATAACGGAGGAAGTACCGAGCTGGACTTCTTCAAACATCGCATCTTACTCGAGCGGGACTCGGTCATGCGTGCCAAGGAGTCACTGCGCGCGCAGAAAAATCTGTTCAAATCCAAACAGCGGGATATATCGATTAAACACACCGTGAAGAACAAACATACGATGGATCAAATCTTCAATGTGAGTTTCTGTTGTTACTTTTTTGAGCTAGAATAATtcttgatcgattttttttttgtaggaagAGAAAGAGCTCACTGAGATGGAAGTGTCGCTCCATCGTACCCGTGCACTATTGGGCGAGAAAGTTATCCGGTTGCGTCACTTGGAGCGATCGCTACAAAAACTGTCGGAAAAGGAACG encodes:
- the LOC129725158 gene encoding centrosomal protein of 164 kDa, yielding MTSFPTFDGGNPEEIFYSTYEPSKEEILEYAVKIGIDPEKETNLIYLARQGLLHPLPENWKPCYSKQVKAYYYYDRHTRKSQWEHPIDVLYRQKVADARKALSLDRSDSTSLADSGFRSLKSATSNHSNGGSSGSGESGAGSGGSGCEARSPLEAKLDDRIELAIRQHPLVGECYGGSVSGSADSDREASVKEVNVVKEKPKADKEIVVDEEVEIGEEIDDEKENNDSNKENNSQRLTAQIVDDNDTMAVGPKISFNLGSTMRDRTENSTMRSSFQGFTITGTGSQFLKTNKKPEFESLEFGKKDEVKGILRDSSLTFVRNKGTPNEDSSDERKSVRFDIDLNAELKSNKLEAVRDDSLINFEEIAEGYDNDAEDDEEEEALEGSEKKSSSSVETSEEDSDGSEKVNSKAEVAQEGIGRRFSVERVSDDSIRFLKDSITDEKARFKAKLEEELRNLKVLEEANIQNELAKERRLLQEQLLTEKEKIRGQHQKNIEEIKEFYQTKLSEMKADYEEENEKEYRVYRETLQEDFDRRVKEVTDEHKSTMATLQKNHNEIVEELERDLKTEEELLKKEHATNLTEMKIKLAHELEVERQRMRETGEDRLYEKIRCEKRLLEDKYKCLKEKYTRLKTDVRISLERRKKRREQQQQSLLSNSYETDDRTHSRPTSHYPYEGKPGTPGPTSVMMNSEKSSISTPPPSAASKRFPVKSSYPMENKNKLLHFNGNSHQQVAFSAPSEPRKPFILNNNRLQNTDDTSQSETTYSKNYFQIRNIFANVRDENYSSDSEFDKNHDKNNVPVCRQKRKLFTKTKSASTSKLNSSKHERERPCTPVENLRIQLKKLEELEDQIPECNIDTPYHLRYPFSDLENNGGSTELDFFKHRILLERDSVMRAKESLRAQKNLFKSKQRDISIKHTVKNKHTMDQIFNEEKELTEMEVSLHRTRALLGEKVIRLRHLERSLQKLSEKERPALPENIEINIKPKETLSDLSSYSSSGFSSTDVPTEHGNIRHPFVLKESNDTLKYLEHLHNEIQDIWNILNPTHQASGYEELDYLNNPSQHFCDIVISPKQAGTASSMMNIASHQLQQQKQHQQQYTVTLLEKTRDLKNWLRQAKSEHELLKKKSFG